CTGGGCATTGTGTCTCGAGTTCTCCCTGATGGCCGTGGCTTTCTCATGGCCAGCCCGGAAAAGGCCATTGCGGACACGGTGTATTTTGCCTCAGGACTGAGAAGTCGCGATGCCCTGCGGGATTTTCTGTTTGCCGATCTCAGGATTGAACCTGAAGAAATGCGGTATTTGGACATTGCATTGTTCCGGGAGCTCACTGCTGTCCAGAATAAGAGGTCACTTTCTATGCTGTCTGAACTGGTTGGGGAATATGCATGAAGGACGTCATCATTCAGATGGTGGAACGTTATAGTCCCCAAAGCATGGATGAATACGATACCGCGCTCAAGGAAATCATTCAGCGCATCTGCCTTTTGGGCCTTTGGCGGGCAAAATTTTTCGAACATGCAGCCTTTTACGGCGGCACCGCCCTGCGCCTTTTGTACGGTTTGGACCGCTTCTCCGAAGACCTTGATTTTTCGCTTTTGTCTGCACACCCGCAATTTGAACTTCAGCCCTATTTTCAGGCCGTGCACAGGGAACTTCTGGGATTTGGTTTTGAGGCTGAAATAACAGAAAAAAACAAGGAAAACAGCCCAATTGCGACAGCCTTTGTCAAGGCCAATACCCGGGTGCATCGGCTGAGCATTGGCCTGCCGGAGAGACTGGCCAAACAGGTCCCGGGCAATCAAGCCTTGAAGGTCAAATTCGAGGTGGACACCGATCCGCCCTTGGGCTTTCACACTCAGATCCGCTATATTCTGCAGCCTGTGCCTTTCAGTGTACGCGTATTTGTGCCCCAGGATCTTTTTGCCGGAAAGATGCATGCCCTGCTCTTCCGAAAGTGGGGGCGCAGAGTAAAGGGCAGAGACTGGTACGATCTGGTCTGGTTCGTGAGCCAGGAAATTCCCTTGCATCTTGAGCACTTGACCTCCCGAATGCGTCAGACCGGGGACTGGGAGCTGGAAACACCTGTTTCCCGGCAGGACTGGGAGAGGATGTTCGGCCAGGCAAT
The window above is part of the Desulfovermiculus halophilus DSM 18834 genome. Proteins encoded here:
- a CDS encoding nucleotidyl transferase AbiEii/AbiGii toxin family protein, whose product is MKDVIIQMVERYSPQSMDEYDTALKEIIQRICLLGLWRAKFFEHAAFYGGTALRLLYGLDRFSEDLDFSLLSAHPQFELQPYFQAVHRELLGFGFEAEITEKNKENSPIATAFVKANTRVHRLSIGLPERLAKQVPGNQALKVKFEVDTDPPLGFHTQIRYILQPVPFSVRVFVPQDLFAGKMHALLFRKWGRRVKGRDWYDLVWFVSQEIPLHLEHLTSRMRQTGDWELETPVSRQDWERMFGQAIAELDVQAAKRDVLPFVQDASQLDVWSAEFFSALVDMVKIENE